The Alosa sapidissima isolate fAloSap1 chromosome 16, fAloSap1.pri, whole genome shotgun sequence genome has a segment encoding these proteins:
- the LOC121685419 gene encoding dual specificity protein phosphatase 13-like — translation MTSTRGKEHTLFDTRELERILDTCTLDLTPVDEVWPNLFIGNVAIAQNRTALKKLGITHVLNAAHTKQGSIGDQDFYGDAFVYHGIPADDSSKFDLSVYFRPAADFIHKALKKKDGKVFVHCIMGVSRSSTLVLAYLMLKRRLKLRSGVETLIQRRAIYPNRNFLSQLLELDAQLQRKRRLCPIF, via the exons ATGACATCCACGCGAGGGAAAGAACATACACTTTTCGATACGAGAGAGTTGGAGCGTATTTTGGATACGTGTACGCTGGACTTAACACCAGTCGACGAGGTCTGGCCGAACTTGTTCATCGGAAACGT TGCCATTGCACAGAATCGGACTGCGCTGAAGAAGCTGGGCATCACGCATGTCCTGAACGCTGCACACACCAAGCAAGGCAGCATTGGGGACCAGGACTTCTACGGGGACGCGTTCGTTTATCATGGCATCCCAGCCGATGATTCCTCAAAGTTCGACTTGAGTGTTTACTTTCGTCCCGCTGCGGATTTCATCCACAAAGCTCTGAAGAAGAAAGATG GTAAAGTGTTTGTGCACTGCATCATGGGAGTGAGCCGCTCATCTACGCTAGTGCTGGCTTACCTCATGTTGAAGCGGCGGCTGAAGTTGCGTTCTGGCGTGGAGACACTCATCCAGAGGCGGGCCATCTACCCAAACAGGAACTTCCTGTCACAGTTGCTGGAGCTGGATGCACAGCTGCAGAGGAAGCGCCGACTCTGCCCCATATTCTGA
- the LOC121685417 gene encoding dual specificity protein phosphatase 13-like gives MSALVTTEHTNRSGEMDREKALSSSDSPPDKAERLSETPSMETLEEVLHGGQLSCNHVDEVWPNLFLGDMYMSHDRYSLWALGITHVLNAAHGKMCCKGTDDFYGTTVSYYGVPANDLPTFDLSPFFYPAAQFIHQALSKPSAKVFVHCAVGVSRSAALVLAYLMIHHNYTLLNAILRVKENRWIFPNRGFLRQLQSLDGRLWRERTDQSHDECLRTNETGISL, from the exons ATGTCTGCTCTTGTGACCACTGAACACACCAACAGATCTGGagaaatggacagagagaaggCTCTCTCCAGCAGTGATTCCCCTCCAGATAAGGCTGAGCGCCTGAGTGAAACGCCTAGTATGGAGACCCTCGAGGAAGTTCTGCATGGTGGACAACTTTCCTGTAATCATGTGGATGAAGTGTGGCCTAACCTGTTTTTAGGGGACAT GTACATGTCCCATGACCGGTACAGTTTGTGGGCCCTGGGGATCACACATGTGCTGAATGCAGCTCATGGGAAAATGTGCTGCAAGGGCACTGATGACTTCTATGGCACCACTGTCAGCTATTATGGAGTGCCTGCCAATGATCTGCCGACCTTCGACCTTTCACCTTTCTTCTACCCAGCTGCACAGTTCATTCACCAGGCCCTAAGCAAGCCCAGTG CCAAGGTGTTTGTGCACTGCGCAGTGGGCGTGAGCCGGTCGGCTGCGCTAGTCCTGGCGTACCTCATGATCCACCATAACTACACACTGCTTAACGCCATCCTGCGGGTGAAGGAGAACCGCTGGATCTTCCCTAATCGCGGCTTCCTCAGACAGCTTCAGTCGTTGGATGGACgcctgtggagagagaggactgATCAGTCACACGATGAATGTTTACGTACAAATGAGACAGGAATTTCACTGTGA
- the LOC121685420 gene encoding dual specificity protein phosphatase 13-like encodes MTCRRRKQHGLFETRELERILDSCTLDLTPVDEVWPNLFIGSVAIAQNLTALKKLGITHVLNAAHTKQGCIGDQDFYGDAFVYHGIPADDSSKFDLSVYFHPAADFIHKSLKKKDGKVFVHCFMGVSRSSTLVLAYLMLKQRLKLRSGVETLIQRRAIYPNRNFLSQLLELDAQLQRKRRLCPIL; translated from the exons ATGACATGCAGACGACGAAAACAACATGGACTTTTCGAAACGAGAGAGTTGGAGCGTATTTTGGATTCGTGTACGCTGGACTTAACACCAGTCGACGAGGTCTGGCCGAATTTGTTCATCGGAAGCGT TGCCATTGCACAGAATCTGACTGCGCTGAAGAAGCTGGGCATCACACATGTCCTGAACGCTGCACACACCAAGCAAGGCTGCATTGGGGACCAGGACTTCTACGGGGACGCGTTCGTTTATCATGGCATCCCAGCCGATGATTCCTCAAAGTTCGACTTGAGTGTTTACTTTCATCCCGCGGCGGATTTCATCCACAAATCTCTGAAGAAGAAAGATG GTAAAGTGTTTGTACACTGCTTCATGGGAGTGAGCCGCTCATCTACGCTAGTGCTGGCTTACCTCATGTTGAAGCAGCGGCTGAAGTTGCGTTCTGGCGTGGAGACACTCATCCAGAGGCGGGCCATCTACCCAAACAGGAACTTCCTGTCACAGTTGCTGGAGCTGGATGCACAGCTGCAGAGGAAGCGCAGACTCTGCCCCATACTCTGA